One genomic window of Candidatus Effluviviaceae Genus V sp. includes the following:
- a CDS encoding NAD(P)-binding protein, translated as MEQHDIVIVGAGPAGLTVGLNTSRARLSSLVIEMMTPGGWAATT; from the coding sequence TTGGAACAGCATGACATCGTGATCGTCGGGGCCGGACCGGCTGGACTCACAGTGGGGCTCAACACGAGCCGGGCGAGACTCTCGTCCCTCGTCATCGAGATGATGACGCCCGGGGGCTGGGCGGCGACAAC